In Streptomyces sp. NBC_00433, a single genomic region encodes these proteins:
- a CDS encoding response regulator transcription factor — protein MRIPVRLTAQDPITQAGLAGQLRTRHELRLLGEGEDDEAIDGVIAVFAADRVAETELQVLRRLQRGGEGRTVLVATELDDSGLVAAVECGVVGVVRRADASAQRLADTITAVARGEGSVPADLLGRLLDQVGRLQRQVLDPRGLAFTGLSAREIDVLRLVADGKDTAEIARTLAFSERTVKNILHDVTTRLQLRNRSHAVAYAMRMGFI, from the coding sequence GTGCGGATTCCCGTCCGGCTGACCGCGCAGGACCCGATCACCCAGGCGGGGCTGGCCGGCCAGCTCAGAACCCGCCACGAACTGCGGCTGCTCGGGGAGGGGGAGGACGACGAAGCCATCGACGGCGTCATCGCCGTCTTCGCGGCGGACCGCGTCGCCGAGACCGAACTCCAGGTGCTGCGGCGCTTGCAGCGCGGCGGCGAGGGCCGAACGGTGCTGGTAGCGACGGAGTTGGACGACAGCGGCCTCGTCGCGGCCGTCGAATGCGGTGTCGTCGGCGTCGTGCGCCGCGCCGACGCCTCGGCGCAGCGGCTCGCCGACACGATCACCGCGGTGGCGCGGGGAGAGGGCAGTGTGCCCGCGGACCTCCTCGGGCGGCTCCTCGACCAGGTCGGCCGCCTGCAACGCCAGGTGCTCGACCCGCGGGGCCTGGCCTTCACCGGCCTGTCCGCCCGGGAGATCGACGTCCTCCGCCTTGTCGCCGACGGCAAGGACACGGCGGAGATCGCCAGGACGCTGGCCTTCTCGGAGCGGACGGTGAAGAACATTCTTCACGACGTGACGACGAGGTTGCAGTTGCGGAACCGGTCCCATGCGGTGGCTTACGCGATGCGCATGGGTTTCATCTGA